Proteins from a genomic interval of Colletes latitarsis isolate SP2378_abdomen chromosome 3, iyColLati1, whole genome shotgun sequence:
- the Wdr62 gene encoding WD repeat domain 62 isoform X2, with protein sequence MALTASRNSSPVVRDKESMPAYDIKLERVLGVTVSSNAALDCDATSELVAYPAGCTVVLFNPRKNTQAHVLNACRKTVTSLALAGDGRLLATGECGHMPNVRVWDISDPYNAVQIAEFSGHKYGINCVAFSPSNKYVVSVGSQHDMIVNVWDWRNNVKVASNKVSSKVKAVCFAENGNYFVTVGNRHVKFWYLEYSRSAKYKEPVPLMGRSAILGEQRNNDFVDVACGRGEMADSTYAITKTGLLCEFNNRRLLDKWVELRTTSANCMAVGDKYIFIGCAEGIVRCFSPSTLQFITTLPRTHYLGVDVAQGLSISHMSQHPANARYPDAIALAFDERNNKLTCVYNDHSIYVWDVRDIRRVGKSHSFLYHSACIWGVEMYPTGTDSIGSMPGGSFVTCSSDDTIRVWNLEKDVSPTDTIYKRNIYSNELLKVLYVDTELTYLKDLDLAAAGSTEKSDASYDGRNGVRSIRVSPDGKHLASGDRSGNIRIHDLSTLEELCLIEAHDAEVLCLEYSKFTRHSPDAPRLLASASRDRLIHVFSVDQGYNFLQTLDDHSSSITAVRFFNQSNQANQIQMVSCGADKSIIFRQLQSTPGGMPQFARGHNAQGKTTLYDMEVDSGQKHVLTACQDRNIRVYNVATGKHSKTFKGSVGEDGSLIKVVLDASGIYVATSCTDKTLCVYDYYSGECMATMLGHSELVTGLRFSPDCRNLVSASGDGCIFVWRVPRDMVVTMQARLAQQAMRAGKRPPQVNGTGIDVQLDNENFGSPPPEFLDPNANPAPGNASVDYRFSVGQLPLWAKKQINTAIADETTVLGTNARPLGVDLPKGRWAQRVQQGDGITVKSVYDSDEIIPFPPPRGTIDSDGGGGGGGSKDSSIDSGTETKCSSDYRRETITIKTTEGDETVFQPCPDSYRELADDTKQVIGGNVTLSRGNNITELTRLSRSRHHTDDSSLGSFKFEDHESTEHDGDVEDYSEGENGTTGSEKSHHRLMYYPAPEDTVSNQFTVNAMDVEELRRSQRRQKKPRNGESGRTSELTASGSQDDSDSEGGASTPSAERNPLSILSEASSEGFDQLVKQSHREKYLKNAFESLSGAEEPTNRCPKTTSISSQFHGRLSGGADSTSNNKVRNAAVVNATKQARGDADVAKKREELQRRIEETRRKLQSVGYKSSLKTSQSISDLSSHIPEKHHRSNRLSTGNNNKFGQQTQYSKPINPCKPIPNPKPPLKPQQLVNKAPGVGNALPKLDIPTENRLSKSQTTSCISDKARPTSLSRPLTLTLKKTEKYKLSLNKPNQSLPESPVCEELKLLKEQCKKNVSRFARFAQKRRSCSYFIGLNDNEEEMENIAKSFESLPAMNERNIESFNDAMDDGDDGNGNFSDDSLEGDFKNPPRRCVSDYQINVHVDDQQDGRRPYTNYQTFPKRILTGSQESILSDASVESFSKGSAEILDYSHYDNDRHSSASFFLSRRKMQAGRSQESILTDESDYQMFPLNENIDHRSTESVLTDDSDSLVKSAPLEMLFDSHYKRKRQNSETYSGNPNNVVEPSNETQDSANDATACRAVFRSKSLQDTRISKATNENSYQDDAVQPATCIYYEFNFNEQNDANVEMRIGAKADAISSRSNSFKASKEPQSMLILNDFVAHKPPKPKRNSARTQSMRNRARPAWNKYNVDSSSSQSLRLKSPELEDYANKSRADPRPGRSDPGDTKSDAAEILHGSKRMEQLLQSSNFSLQPNDDANSKTKFYSLQNRRSDKTIESYGFDPDDPAAHRSCDTTEDQRNAASHVCCFENQIPTKDTQETYDSLEAGCANRESQAATVSNSRSINERIDNLDVDLRITRAIEGTVKLLSKEFENLVRREQYFMKEKCLRLTHCQEANENFAKLEAERDGRFAIRRDIRFHSGGEDSDFADTSTMDRSMMESGSSTSASSCTNSPKRMWPPASRCQSHMKWTKTLPTINQAILPSKHLYAVSGKVGNKNANASTRSGLGSANSGNQSRHASTKNHSSHMTRSSSVGVLNQSDSESDVGAGNGRGWNNQAGSNRISGLMRPTISSQNKINHQIKTNSSSNSNLPSFLRRRGMQGAYSSVNLSQVGNQEDSSSEDTSSNGNGGKPALPPRPRSISIDHSAANLSLPGTTVRRSCSTTIIANGRNGSGAIGQTTNSRMSASNRNQLDPSPQELPVKDTDRAIDVASAELGTDKTLVSTQLCNTIADDLTRTADNVVQLYKRLTIDKEDEGASIDRDTMLRGLQSSVNETMRTLRLVVASGQSHNDGSAASSETVVVNEATATFQELLAGQDQGKVVNMMQQYSELLLTMMQQRMGGTQSSHT encoded by the exons CTGCACCGTGGTATTGTTCAACCCGCGGAAGAACACTCAGGCCCACGTGTTGAACGCCTGTCGCAAAACGGTGACCTCTCTGGCACTTGCCGGCGATGGTAGACTGCTAGCGACCGGCGAATGCGGTCACATGCCGAACGTTCGTGTCTGGGACATCTCCGATCCGTACAATGCTGTGCAGATCGCTGAATTTTCCGGCCACAAGTATGGCATCAACTGCGTG GCATTTTCACCGAGCAACAAATACGTGGTGTCCGTGGGCTCTCAACACGATATGATCGTCAACGTCTGGGATTGGAGGAACAATGTTAAGGTGGCGTCGAACAAAGTCTCGAGCAAAGTGAAGGCCGTCTGCTTTGCGGAAAACGGCAATTACTTTGTTACCGTGGGCAACAGGCACGTGAAGTTTTGGTATCTCGAGTACTCGCGCAGTGCCAAG TATAAGGAACCTGTGCCTTTGATGGGTCGGTCTGCCATATTAGGAGAGCAAAGAAACAACGATTTCGTGGATGTAGCCTGCGGTCGTGGGGAAATGGCGGATTCCACATACGCGATCACCAAAACGGGTCTCCTATGCGAATTTAATAACAGGAGGCTTCTGGACAAATGGGTGGAGCTTCGC ACGACTAGCGCTAATTGTATGGCCGTGGGGGACAAATACATCTTCATCGGTTGCGCGGAAGGGATCGTCAGATGCTTTAGTCCCAGCACCCTTCAGTTCATCACCACGTTACCGAGGACGCATTACCTAGGCGTGGACGTTGCTCAGGGATTGTCCATTAG TCACATGTCTCAGCATCCGGCGAACGCGAGGTACCCGGACGCGATCGCGCTGGCGTTCGACGAGCGAAACAACAAGCTGACCTGCGTGTACAACGACCATAGCATCTACGTGTGGGATGTCCGGGACATCAGGCGGGTCGGGAAGTCGCATTCGTTCCTCTATCACTCGGCGTGTATCTGGGGGGTGGAGATGTACCCGACAGGGACGGATTCGATCGGCAGTATGCCAGGTGGAAGCTTCGTCACTTGTTCCAGCGACGACACCATCCGCGTGTGGAACCTGGAGAAGGACGTGTCACCGACGGACACGATCTACAAACGAAACATCTACAGCAACGAGCTGCTCAAGGTTCTGTACGTGGACACCGAGCTGACCTATCTGAAGGACTTGGACCTGGCCGCTGCCGGGTCCACGGAGAAGAGCGACGCCTCGTACGACGGACGAAACGGAGTCAGATCGATCAGGGTCAGCCCGGATGGCAAGCATCTCGCGTCCGGTGATCGATCCGGCAACATTCGGATCCACGATCTTTCCACCCTGGAAGAGTTGTGCTTGATCGAGGCGCACGACGCGGAGGTGCTATGCCTCGAGTATTCTAAATTCACCCGACACTCTCCGGACGCACCGCGGCTCCTGGCCAGCGCCTCCAGGGATCGACTGATCCACGTGTTCAGCGTCGACCAGGGCTACAATTTCTTGCAGACCCTCGACGATCACAGTTCTTCCATTACCGCGGTCAGGTTCTTCAATCAGAGCAATCAGGCCAATCAGATACAGATGGTGTCCTGCGGTGCCGATAAGAGTATTATTTTTAGACAACTGCAATCG ACACCGGGAGGAATGCCGCAGTTCGCCAGAGGCCACAACGCTCAGGGCAAAACTACCTTATACGATATGGAGGTCGACTCCGGGCAAAAGCACGTCCTAACAGCCTGCCAAGATAGAAACATAAGAGTTTACAACGTCGCCACTGGCAAACATAGTAAAACGTTCAAAGGTTCCGTCGGCGAAGACGGATCCCTCATCAAGGTCGTCCTAG ATGCATCGGGAATTTACGTAGCTACCTCGTGTACAGATAAGACGTTGTGCGTGTACGATTACTATAGCGGCGAATGCATGGCCACTATGCTTGGTCATTCGGAATTGGTGACGGGGCTGCGTTTCAGCCCCGACTGCCGCAACCTCGTATCCGCTAGCGGAGATGGTTGCATATTTGTTTGGCGTGTTCCACGCGACATGGTTGTCACTATGCAAGCCCGTCTTGCTCAACAAGCTATGCGAGCTGGAAA GAGGCCACCACAAGTGAACGGCACAGGAATTGACGTACAATTAGATAATGAAAACTTCGGATCTCCGCCGCCAGAATTCCTCGATCCAAACGCGAATCCTGCGCCCGGAAATGCAAGCGTGGATTACAGGTTTAGCGTGGGTCAGTTACCGCTTTGGGCGAAAAAGCAGATAAACACCGCGATCGCCGACGAAACCACGGTTCTTGGGACAAACGCCAGACCTCTCGGCGTCGATCTGCCGAAGGGCAGATGGGCGCAAAGGGTTCAGCAAGGGGACGGTATAACCGTGAAGTCCGTTTACGACAGTGACGAGATCATACCGTTTCCTCCTCCTCGCGGTACGATCGATTCCGAtggcggcggcggtggcggtggATCCAAAGACAGCTCGATCGATAGCGGGACCGAAACCAAGTGCAGCAGCGATTATCGGAGGGAAACAATCACTATTAAAACGACG GAAGGGGACGAGACTGTGTTCCAACCTTGTCCAGACAGTTACAGAGAACTAGCAGACGATACGAAACAG GTGATCGGTGGTAACGTGACCCTATCTAGAGGTAACAATATCACGGAATTGACACGTCTGTCGAGGAGCCGTCACCATACCGATGATAGCAGTCTTGGCAGCTTTAAATTTGAG GATCACGAGAGTACGGAACACGACGGCGACGTCGAGGATTATTCCGAAGGAGAGAACGGGACCACCGGCTCCGAAAAGTCTCATCACAGGCTAATGTACTATCCCGCGCCGGAAGACACGGTGTCGAATCAATTCACTGTAAACGCGATGGACGTGGAGGAGCTTCGAAG GTCTCAGAGgcggcagaaaaagcccagaaacgggGAGAGCGGTCGTACGAGCGAGTTGACGGCGTCCGGAAGCCAGGACGATTCCGATTCGGAAGGTGGAGCTTCGACGCCCAGCGCCGAACGGAATCCTTTGTCCATATTGTCGGAGGCCAGTTCGGAAGGGTTCGATCAGCTAGTGAAACAAAGCCATCGTGAGAAATATCTCAAGAACGCTTTTGAATCTCTTAGCGGGGCCGAAGAACCTACCAACAGATGTCCAAAAACAACCAGCATCAGTTCCCAGTTTCACGGAAG ACTTAGTGGCGGGGCCGATAGCACAAGCAATAACAAGGTTCGTAACGCGGCAGTGGTGAACGCAACCAAGCAGGCAAGGGGTGACGCGGACGTCGCAAAGAAACGCGAGGAATTGCAGCGAAGAATAGAGGAAACTAGGAGAAAGTTGCAAAGC GTTGGCTACAAGTCGTCGTTGAAAACCAGCCAGAGCATATCCGATTTGAGCAGCCACATACCAGAGAAGCACCATCGTTCGAACAGGCTGAGCACAGGTAACAACAACAAATTCGGTCAACAAACACAATACTCGAAACCGATTAATCCTTGCAAACCTATACCGAATCCAAAGCCCCCATTAAAACCTCAACAACTCGTTAACAAAGCACCGGGTGTGGGGAATGCGCTACCTAAGCTAGATATTCCGACCGAGAACCGCTTGTCGAAAAGCCAGACCACGTCGTGCATAAGCGACAAGGCGAGACCAACGTCTCTTAGTCGCCCGTTAACCTTGACTTTAAAAAAAACTGAAAAGTATAAGTTGTCGCTGAATAAACCGAATCAATCGTTGCCCGAGTCGCCCGTGTGCGAGGAGCTAAAGCTTCTGAAGGAACAGTGCAAGAAGAACGTCAGTCGATTCGCTAGGTTCGCGCAGAAGAGGAGATCCTGTAGCTATTTTATCGGATTGAACGACAACGAGGAAGAGATGGAGAACATAGCGAAGTCCTTCGAGAGTCTTCCCGCCATGAACGAGCGCAACATAGAGAGCTTCAACGATGCGATGGACGACGGAGACGACGGAAACGGTAACTTTAGCGACGACTCGTTGGAAGGCGACTTCAAGAATCCCCCGCGACGATGCGTCAGCGACTATCAGATAAACGTACACGTCGACGATCAGCAGGACGGTCGCAGACCATACACGAATTACCAAACGTTCCCTAAACGGATCCTAACCGGCTCCCAGGAGAGCATCTTATCGGACGCGTCGGTGGAATCGTTCTCGAAAGGAAGCGCCGAGATTCTGGATTACAGCCACTACGACAACGACCGCCACTCGAGCGCGAGCTTCTTCTTGTCCCGTCGGAAGATGCAGGCAGGTCGAAGTCAGGAAAGCATCCTGACGGACGAGTCCGATTACCAGATGTTCCCGCTGAACGAGAACATCGATCACCGAAGCACCGAGAGCGTTTTGACCGACGACTCCGATTCCCTGGTAAAATCCGCGCCTCTGGAGATGCTGTTCGACTCCCACTACAAACGGAAGAGACAGAATTCGGAAACTTACAGCGGCAATCCGAACAACGTGGTAGAACCGTCGAACGAGACCCAGGATTCCGCGAACGACGCGACCGCTTGTCGCGCGGTCTTCAGATCCAAGTCCCTTCAAGACACGAGAATAAGCAAGGCGACGAACGAGAACAGCTACCAAGACGACGCCGTGCAGCCGGCCACCTGCATCTACTACGAATTCAACTTCAACGAGCAGAACGACGCGAATGTCGAGATGAGAATCGGCGCCAAAGCGGACGCGATATCATCGCGTAGCAACAGTTTCAAAGCGTCCAAGGAGCCGCAGTCGATGCTGATACTGAACGATTTCGTGGCCCACAAGCCACCGAAACCGAAACGGAACTCTGCCCGCACGCAGAGCATGCGGAACAGAGCGCGTCCCGCGTGGAATAAGTACAACGTGGATTCGTCGTCGTCGCAGTCTCTTCGTCTAAAGTCTCCGGAGCTCGAGGATTACGCAAACAAGTCGCGCGCGGATCCGAGACCGGGGAGGAGCGATCCAGGGGACACCAAGTCCGACGCTGCGGAGATTCTACACGGCTCGAAGCGGATGGAGCAACTCCTGCAGTCGTCCAACTTCTCGTTGCAGCCTAACGACGACGCGAACTCTAAAACCAAATTCTACAGTTTGCAGAACCGTCGATCGGACAAGACTATCGAGAGCTACGGTTTCGATCCGGACGACCCTGCTGCCCATCGGAGCTGCGACACCACCGAGGATCAGAGAAACGCTGCCTCCCACGTATGTTGTTTCGAGAATCAGATCCCAACCAAGGACACGCAAGAGACCTACGATTCGTTGGAGGCTGGCTGCGCGAACCGCGAGTCTCAGGCGGCGACAGTTTCCAATTCGCGATCGATAAACGAACGCATAGATAACTTGGACGTGGATCTTAGAATCACCCGAGCCATCGAGGGGACCGTCAAGTTGCTCTCCAAGGAGTTCGAAAACCTGGTTAGACGCGAACAGTACTTCATGAAGGAGAAATGTCTACGGTTGACCCACTGCCAAGAGGCGAACGAAAATTTCGCGAAACTGGAGGCCGAAAGGGACGGGAGGTTCGCGATAAGACGCGACATCAGGTTTCATTCCGGCGGCGAGGACAGCGATTTTGCTGACACGTCCACGATGGACAGGTCGATGATGGAGAGCGGATCGTCGACGTCCGCGTCGAGCTGCACGAACTCGCCAAAGAGGATGTGGCCGCCAGCCTCGCGGTGCCAAAGTCACATGAAATGGACGAAAACCTTGCCCACCATTAATCAGGCCATACTACCGTCTAAGCATCTTTACGCAG TTTCAGGAAAAGTAGGTAATAAGAACGCGAACGCATCGACGAGAAGCGGACTAGGAAGCGCGAATAGCGGAAATCAGTCGCGGCACGCTTCGACGAAGAATCATTCTTCTCATATGACCAGAAGCAGTAGCGTCGGCGTTTTAAATCAG AGCGATTCCGAGTCGGACGTCGGAGCGGGAAACGGAAGGGGGTGGAACAACCAGGCCGGGAGCAATAGGATCAGTGGACTAATGAGACCAACGATCAGCTCGCAGAATAAGATCAATCATCAAATTAAAACGAACTCCTCCTCGAACAGCAATTTGCCTTCGTTTCTCAGAAGGAGAGGCATGCAGGGAGCGTACTCGAGTG TGAATCTAAGTCAAGTGGGTAACCAAGAAGACTCAAGTTCGGAGGACACGTCCTCGAACGGAAACGGTGGAAAGCCAGCGCTTCCGCCCAGGCCCCGAAGCATCAGTATCGACCATTCTGCCGCAAA CTTGAGTCTACCCGGTACAACGGTGAGAAGGTCATGTTCAACGACAATAATCGCGAACGGTCGTAACGGAAGCGGCGCGATCGGGCAAACAACAAACAGCAGGATGTCGGCGTCTAATCGGAATCAGTTGGATCCCAGCCCTCAAGAGCTACCAGTCAAAGATACTGATCGTGCCATCGATGTAGCTAGTGCCGAGT TAGGCACGGATAAAACTTTAG TGTCGACCCAGCTGTGCAATACAATTGCGGACGACTTAACGCGAACAGCGGACAACGTGGTGCAGCTGTACAAGCGTTTAACGATAGACAAGGAGGACGAGGGGGCGAGCATCGACAGGGACACGATGCTTCGGGGCCTCCAGTCGTCCGTAAACGAGACGATGCGCACTTTACGGTTAGTGGTCGCTAGTGGTCAAAGCCACAACGATGGGTCAGCGGCGTCTAGCGAGACCGTAGTGGTGAACGAGGCGACTGCCACGTTCCAAGAGCTGCTCGCCGGCCAGGATCAGGGTAAGGTGGTCAACATGATGCAACAGTATTCCGAGCTATTGTTGACCATGATGCAACAAAGGATGGGGGGTACACAGTCTAGCCACACGTAA